The Candidatus Binatia bacterium genome has a window encoding:
- the htpX gene encoding protease HtpX, whose protein sequence is MKRVFLLVATNIAIMLVLSVAVSLLGFQPYLQQNGLNLGSLLAISAVFGFGGSFISLLMSKWMAKRMMGAQVIESPRNPAEQFLFDTVRNQAQVAGIAMPEVAIFDSPQPNAFATGARRDAALVAVSTGLLRGMGRDEVEAVLGHEISHIANGDMVTLTLIQGVLNTFVFFLARVVGYAIDRAISGDRDRGGFGIGYFVSVMAAQVLFGMIASVIVMWFSRQREFRADSGGAQLAGRGKMIAALEALKNPHTEVEMPQQFSAFGISPGHRSRFGALFMSHPPLDERIDALQRGS, encoded by the coding sequence ATGAAAAGAGTTTTTCTTTTGGTGGCCACCAACATCGCCATCATGCTGGTACTTTCCGTCGCGGTCAGCTTGCTCGGGTTTCAGCCCTATTTGCAGCAAAACGGACTGAACCTGGGATCGCTGCTGGCCATTTCCGCTGTCTTCGGATTTGGCGGTTCCTTCATTTCGCTGTTGATGTCGAAGTGGATGGCAAAGCGTATGATGGGGGCGCAGGTTATCGAATCGCCACGGAACCCCGCAGAGCAATTTCTTTTTGACACTGTGCGCAATCAGGCGCAGGTGGCGGGGATCGCGATGCCTGAAGTCGCGATATTTGATTCCCCTCAACCGAATGCCTTTGCCACCGGAGCCCGTCGCGATGCGGCACTCGTCGCGGTGAGCACGGGGCTTCTGCGAGGCATGGGGCGCGACGAGGTCGAAGCCGTCCTCGGACACGAAATCAGCCATATCGCCAACGGGGATATGGTGACCTTGACCTTGATCCAGGGCGTGCTCAATACCTTCGTCTTTTTTCTCGCGCGCGTTGTCGGATACGCGATCGACCGCGCCATTTCCGGCGATCGGGACCGTGGCGGGTTTGGTATCGGTTATTTTGTGAGCGTTATGGCCGCGCAAGTTCTGTTCGGGATGATCGCCAGTGTCATCGTGATGTGGTTCTCTCGGCAACGCGAGTTCCGGGCTGACTCCGGTGGCGCCCAGTTGGCCGGCCGCGGCAAGATGATTGCCGCCCTCGAGGCGCTGAAGAACCCCCATACGGAGGTCGAAATGCCGCAACAGTTCTCTGCTTTCGGGATCTCGCCGGGGCATCGGTCCCGTTTCGGAGCTCTTTTCATGAGCCATCCCCCATTGGACGAAAGGATCGACGCGCTTCAGCGAGGATCCTGA
- a CDS encoding cytochrome P450 yields MSIPDFDYGKSDFWTWDKPMYDQLQWLRENDPIHWSEKSGLFILTRFEDVMFASKNNETFCSGEGVLPSNPAKLGLIDEDEPRHQKLRRLVNKGFTPRMVRKMEEDFEGIVKDALDGVAHTGRCDFVHDIAVPLPLLIIADMIGVQPDDRAKFHQWSDCMILAQGNMHEPGVVEAAANAFVEYGQYCTGILEDRRANPRDDLMSILVTAKDEGVLVDHDHAGMDEVIVLEEQRQLNNDELIMFCVLLLVAGNETTRNGLSGGMKLLVENPHIAEQLAADPDLIKPAVEEMLRLTSPIISFVRTATCDTEIRGQKIAKGEKVLMLYPSANRDAEVFEDPDRFIIDRNKTNLAFGIGNHFCLGANLARMEMRVAFRELLRRTPGMKYAGEEPEMAPSALVRSFQKMDLVFTPETA; encoded by the coding sequence ATGAGTATCCCTGATTTTGATTACGGCAAGTCCGATTTTTGGACCTGGGATAAACCGATGTATGACCAGCTTCAATGGCTTCGGGAGAACGACCCGATCCATTGGTCGGAGAAGTCCGGTCTCTTTATTTTGACTCGGTTCGAGGACGTGATGTTCGCATCCAAGAACAACGAAACCTTCTGCTCGGGTGAAGGCGTGCTCCCCTCGAACCCGGCGAAACTGGGCCTGATCGATGAGGACGAACCCCGCCATCAGAAGCTTCGGCGTTTGGTGAACAAGGGATTTACCCCTCGAATGGTGCGCAAGATGGAAGAGGACTTCGAGGGTATCGTCAAAGATGCGCTTGATGGGGTCGCACATACAGGACGCTGCGATTTTGTTCATGATATCGCTGTGCCGCTGCCGCTTTTGATCATTGCGGACATGATCGGCGTTCAACCCGACGATCGTGCCAAGTTTCACCAATGGTCAGATTGCATGATTCTGGCACAGGGCAATATGCACGAGCCCGGAGTTGTGGAAGCAGCCGCGAATGCGTTTGTGGAATACGGCCAATATTGCACCGGGATCCTCGAGGATCGTCGAGCGAATCCCCGAGACGATTTGATGAGTATTCTGGTAACGGCGAAAGATGAAGGCGTCCTTGTCGATCATGATCACGCCGGGATGGACGAGGTGATCGTTCTGGAGGAGCAGCGCCAACTTAACAACGATGAACTCATCATGTTCTGTGTACTTCTGCTCGTGGCTGGCAACGAAACCACCCGGAATGGTCTGTCCGGTGGCATGAAGCTCCTGGTCGAAAACCCCCATATTGCGGAGCAACTGGCAGCGGACCCTGACCTGATCAAACCTGCTGTGGAGGAGATGCTTCGTCTGACCTCCCCGATTATTTCCTTTGTTCGCACAGCCACTTGCGATACCGAGATCCGAGGGCAGAAGATTGCCAAGGGGGAAAAGGTTTTGATGCTCTACCCGTCGGCCAATCGGGACGCCGAGGTCTTCGAGGATCCGGATCGATTTATCATTGATCGAAACAAGACCAATCTGGCTTTCGGCATCGGCAACCATTTTTGCCTGGGTGCGAATCTCGCGCGGATGGAAATGCGAGTGGCTTTCCGTGAGTTGCTCCGCCGGACGCCGGGGATGAAATACGCGGGCGAGGAGCCCGAGATGGCACCGTCGGCTCTGGTCCGCAGTTTCCAGAAGATGGATCTGGTTTTCACGCCCGAGACCGCATAG
- a CDS encoding TetR/AcrR family transcriptional regulator, whose translation MNLPNIDSDITPGRRERRRRELRERVLAVSLELVADKGFDATTVEEIAEAADIAPATFFNHFQSKGGLLGEITAQVVASVELLIEAHLQEDANVAAHLEGLARHAAALISEQQKLAREVMLEMLRSSSRPEDAAPYLASLGRPIALLLERGQEREEVRADLEAEFLAEMVLGALHATLTQWLSDESYPIVERLPRAASFICEAIRPVGVVSNSRADAHEVF comes from the coding sequence ATGAATTTACCCAATATTGACAGTGATATTACGCCGGGGCGTCGCGAGCGCCGGCGTCGCGAGTTGCGCGAGAGGGTGCTGGCCGTGTCGCTGGAGTTGGTCGCTGACAAGGGCTTCGATGCCACGACCGTCGAGGAGATCGCTGAGGCAGCCGATATCGCGCCGGCCACCTTTTTCAATCATTTCCAGAGCAAGGGCGGTCTTCTCGGGGAGATCACCGCACAAGTGGTTGCGTCAGTGGAACTTCTGATCGAGGCCCATCTTCAGGAGGATGCCAATGTTGCGGCGCACCTCGAGGGCCTTGCGCGGCATGCGGCTGCGCTGATCTCGGAGCAGCAGAAGCTGGCTCGCGAGGTCATGCTCGAGATGCTGCGGTCGAGTTCGCGCCCCGAAGATGCGGCCCCCTATTTGGCCAGTCTGGGACGACCGATTGCCTTGCTTCTCGAGCGAGGTCAGGAGCGAGAGGAAGTTCGTGCCGATCTCGAAGCGGAGTTTCTGGCCGAGATGGTGCTGGGCGCGTTGCACGCGACCTTGACCCAATGGCTGTCCGACGAATCCTATCCCATTGTTGAGCGGCTCCCCCGAGCCGCATCTTTTATTTGTGAAGCCATCCGTCCAGTCGGTGTGGTTTCGAATTCCCGGGCCGATGCCCATGAGGTTTTTTGA